In one Phaenicophaeus curvirostris isolate KB17595 chromosome 19, BPBGC_Pcur_1.0, whole genome shotgun sequence genomic region, the following are encoded:
- the WFIKKN2 gene encoding WAP, Kazal, immunoglobulin, Kunitz and NTR domain-containing protein 2 gives MLVVLLTRWMWILLGKSSVLLLLEVSLKGRALPPIRYSHAGICPNDMNPNLWVDAQSTCKRECEADLECETFEKCCPNVCGTKSCVAARYMDVKGKKGPVGMPKEATCDRFMCIQQGSECDIWDGQPVCKCKDRCEKEPSFTCASDGLTYYNKCYMDAEACIKGITLNVVTCRYHLTWPNTSPIPPETTAHPTTAYSETTVIDILPPALVNNPVHQSVYVGETVSFLCDVTGRPKPEITWEKQVDGKDKVIMKPNHVRGNVVVTNIAQLVIYNTQLQDTGIYTCTAKNSGGLLRADFPLSVIKGEPSSKEASQNKTHFPTDECLKQPDSEDCGEEQTRWYYDAKKNNCFTFIYGNCNSNLNHFETYENCMLTCMNGPINVCNLPALQGHCKAYEPRWAYNSLTKQCQSFIYGGCGGNENNFESREACEEMCPFPKNTHCKACKPRQKLVTSFCKSDFVILGRITELTEDQDSGHALVTVEEILKDEKMGLKFLGKEPLEITLLNMDWSCPCPNMTTVDGQLIIMGDVHNGMAVLQPDSFVGTSSIRRVRKLREVIHKKTCELLKEFLGLH, from the exons ATGCTGGTGGTGCTGCTCACGCGGTGGATGTGGATCTTGCTGGGGAAGAGCAGCGTCCTGTTGCTTCTGGAGGTCTCTCTGAAAGGGAGAGCTCTACCTCCCATCCGGTATTCCCATGCGGGGATCTGCCCCAATGACATGAACCCCAACCTGTGGGTAGACGCGCAGAGCACTTGCAAGAGGGAGTGCGAAGCTGATCTG GAGTGTGAGACCTTTGAGAAGTGCTGCCCCAATGTCTGTGGAACAAAGAGCTGTGTGGCAGCTCGGTACATGGAcgtcaaggggaaaaaagggccGGTAGGAATGCCCAAAGAGGCAACCTGCGACCGTTTCATGTGCATCCAGCAAGGTTCAGAGTGCGACATCTGGGATGGGCAGCCCGTCTGCAAGTGCAAGGACAGGTGTGAGAAGGAGCCGAGCTTCACTTGTGCCTCTGACGGGCTCACCTACTACAACAAGTGCTACATGGATGCAGAAGCGTGCATCAAAGGCATCACACTGAACGTGGTCACCTGCAGGTACCATCTTACTTGGCCCAACACCAGCCCTATCCCACCAGAAACAACAGCTCACCCTACTACTGCCTATTCCGAGACAACAGTCATTGATATCTTGCCGCCTGCTCTAGTGAACAACCCTGTCCATCAGTCTGTCTACGTAGGAGAGACTGTCAGCTTCCTCTGTGATGTTACAGGGAGGCCCAAGCCAGAAATCACATGGGAGAAGCAGGTCGATGGGAAAGACAAAGTTATTATGAAGCCAAATCATGTCAGAGGGAACGTTGTGGTCACCAACATCGCCCAACTGGTCATCTACAACACCCAGCTCCAAGACACAGGCATCTACACCTGCACTGCCAAAAACAGCGGTGGCCTTCTCAGGGCTGATTTCCCTTTGTCAGTCATCAAAGGAGAACCCTCATCCAAAGAAGCTTCCCAAAACAAAACGCATTTTCCAACCGATGAGTGCCTGAAGCAACCAGACAGTGAAGACTGCGGGGAAGAGCAGACCAGGTGGTACTAcgatgcaaagaaaaacaactgctTTACTTTCATCTACGGGAACTGTAACAGCAACCTCAACCACTTTGAGACCTATGAGAACTGTATGTTAACATGCATGAACGGCCCCATCAACGTCTGCAacctgccagccctgcagggtCACTGCAAAGCCTACGAGCCTAGGTGGGCCTATAACAGCTTGACGAAGCAGTGTCAGTCCTTCATTTACGGCGGGTGCGGAGGCAACGAGAACAATTTTGAGAGCCGGGAGGCTTGTGAAGAGATGTGCCCTTTCCCAAAGAACACTCATTGCAAAGCCTGCAAACCACGCCAGAAGCTGGTGACGAGCTTCTGCAAAAGCGACTTCGTTATCCTGGGCCGTATCACAGAGCTGACGGAAGACCAAGACTCGGGACATGCCCTGGTGACAGTGGAGGAGATTctcaaagatgaaaaaatggGATTAAAATTCCTGGGGAAGGAACCACTAGAAATCACGCTTTTAAACATGGACTGGAGCTGCCCATGTCCCAACATGACCACGGTGGATGGCCAGCTCATCATCATGGGAGATGTCCACAACGGCATGGCTGTCCTACAGCCAGACAGCTTTGTGGGCACCTCCAGTATCCGGCGCGTACGGAAACTCCGCGAAGTCATCCACAAGAAAACCTGTGAGCTTTTGAAAGAGTTCCTAGGATTGCATTAA